The following is a genomic window from Trueperaceae bacterium.
CACCGGAACCGGACAAGGCCGCCACCCTCGACGCGGCGGGCCGCGACCGCCTGGCGCGCCTCGAGGCGCTCGGCGTGGCGCACCGCGACGCCGCCCGCCTCGCCGAGCACGCGGGCGCCACCGGCCTCGTCGAGGCCGCCCACGGCGCCGGCGCGGGCGCCTCCGCCGAGGCGCTCGCCAACTGGGCGCTCAACGAACTGCCGCGCGCGTTGAGCGACGCGGGGGACGTCGACCTGGCCGACGCGGCCCTGACGCCGGACGGCTTCGCCGACCTCGTCGCCCTCGTCGAGCAGGGGACCGTGAGCGGGGCGACCGGCAAGGCGCTCCTCGCCGAACTCGTGGCGGAGGGCGGGTCGGCCTCCGAGCGGGTCGAGGCGCGCGGTCTGGCCCGCATCGACGACGCCGGCGCCCTCGCGGCGACCGTGGCGGAGGTCCTCGACGCGCACCCGGACGAGGTCGCCAGCTACCTGGGTGGCAAGGAGGGCCTGATCGGCTTCTTCGTCGGTGCCGTGATGCGCGCGACCGGAGGGCGGGCCGATCCCGCTGCGGTGCGCGAGGCGCTCACCGCCGCCCTCGACGCGCGCCGCTGAGGCGCCCCGGGGGGCGCCTCAGCGGGTCTGGGTGACCTTGCGCAGGTGGCGCGGCGCGTCGGGATCGAGGCCCCGCTCCAGCGACGATCGAAGCGCCAACCACTGCCCCACCACGACCCCCAGGAACGCGTCGGTGATGGGGTCGCGCCCCTCGGGAAGGGGGATCGGCGTCGTCGCCTTGGCCAGCAGGTCGGGGTCGGCGGAGACGACCGTCAGGTCGGCGGAGGCGTCCACGAGCCGGTCCGCGGCCTCGCGCTGCGCGGGCAGGGTCGCGTCGCACGGCGCGAGCATCCACACCGGGTCGCCCGGCCCGAGCGAGGCGATGGGGCCGTGCTGGAACTCCGCGCTGCTGTAGGCGTGCGCATGCAGGTAGGCGGTCTCCTTCGTCTTGAGCGCGACCTCCGCGGCCGGACCGAACGACGGTCCGCGCCCCAGGACCACCAGCCGGTCGCCGTGCGTCCACCGGACCGCCGCCTGGTCGATCGCGCGGGTGTCGCGCAGCAGCGCCTCGATCGCGTCCGGGACCGCCGCCAACGCCGCGTGCAGGGCGGCGTCGTCCGCCCACGCCGCCACGACCCGGGCCAGCACCATCATTTGGCTGGTGAACGTCTTGCTGGCCGCCACCGACCGCTCCTCGCCGGCGTGCAGCGACAACGACCAGCGCGCGCCGCGCGCCAGGGCGCTGGTCTCGGGGTTGGCGACCGCCAGGGTCGGGATGCCGCCCGCCTCGAGCGCCCGCAACGCCGCGACGACGTCCCGGCTTTCGCCGGACTGGCTGACGCCGATCCCCAAGCCGCCCTCGGCGCGCAGGCGGGCGCCGGCGAGCGTCGGGAGGCTCGGGGGGATCGACGCGACCGGCACGCCGAGCACGGTGCCGGCCACGCCCGCGAAGAAGGTGACGGCGTTGTCGCTGGAACCGCGCGCGAGGGTCAGGACCGTGTGCGGGTCGACGTGCGCAATCTCCCGCCCGACGCGGAGGACCGCGTCGTCGGCGAGGACGCGCCGCAACACGTCGGGTTGTTCGAAGATCTCGCGCTCGAGGTGGGTCGCGGGGGCGCTCATGGGCGTCACGCTACCCCGGGCGCGCATGCGGGACCACCGGCGCGGCCGGCCTGCGCGCGTACCCTGCGGGCGTGAGCACGCCCGACGCCATCGTCGTGGGCGCCGGCCCGAACGGCCTCGCCGCCGCGATCACCCTCGCGCGCGCCGGGCGGTCGGTACACGTCCTGGAGCGCGCCGACGACGTCGGCGGCGCGGCGCGCACGCACCACGCCACCCTCCCCGGGCTTCGCCACGACGTCGGGTCCGCCGTCCATCCGTTCGGCGTGACGAGTCCGGCGTTCACCGCCTGGCCGCTGGCGGAGTACGGGCTCGCGTGGGTGCATCCGCCCCGCCCCCTGGCCCACCCGCTGGCCGGCGCCCCCGCCGCGACCCTGTTCGCCGACCTCGACGCGACCGCGGAGGCCCTGGGCTTGGACGCCGACCGCTGGCGGTTCCTGACCGGCCCCCCCACCCGCACCCTCGACGCCCTCGCCCCCGACGTCCTGGGGCCCCTCCTGCGCTGGCCCGCCGCCCCGCTGGCGCTGGCCCGGTTCGGGCTGCGCGGCCTCCCCCCGGCCACGTGGGTCGCGCAGGGGTTGCGTACCCC
Proteins encoded in this region:
- a CDS encoding glutamine--tRNA ligase (catalyzes a two-step reaction, first charging a glutamine molecule by linking its carboxyl group to the alpha-phosphate of ATP, followed by transfer of the aminoacyl-adenylate to its tRNA; in Deinococcus the extra C-terminal extension of YqeY domain enhances affinity for tRNA-Gln), with the translated sequence PEPDKAATLDAAGRDRLARLEALGVAHRDAARLAEHAGATGLVEAAHGAGAGASAEALANWALNELPRALSDAGDVDLADAALTPDGFADLVALVEQGTVSGATGKALLAELVAEGGSASERVEARGLARIDDAGALAATVAEVLDAHPDEVASYLGGKEGLIGFFVGAVMRATGGRADPAAVREALTAALDARR
- a CDS encoding SIS domain-containing protein; the encoded protein is MSAPATHLEREIFEQPDVLRRVLADDAVLRVGREIAHVDPHTVLTLARGSSDNAVTFFAGVAGTVLGVPVASIPPSLPTLAGARLRAEGGLGIGVSQSGESRDVVAALRALEAGGIPTLAVANPETSALARGARWSLSLHAGEERSVAASKTFTSQMMVLARVVAAWADDAALHAALAAVPDAIEALLRDTRAIDQAAVRWTHGDRLVVLGRGPSFGPAAEVALKTKETAYLHAHAYSSAEFQHGPIASLGPGDPVWMLAPCDATLPAQREAADRLVDASADLTVVSADPDLLAKATTPIPLPEGRDPITDAFLGVVVGQWLALRSSLERGLDPDAPRHLRKVTQTR